The Mesorhizobium sp. NBSH29 genome has a segment encoding these proteins:
- a CDS encoding amino acid ABC transporter substrate-binding protein, with amino-acid sequence MKHALTLALALSAGLAAPATAGTLDIIKQRGDVVCGVSQGVAGFSAPDDQGKWTGFDVDFCRAVAAATLGDPEKVKYVALSTKERFTALQSGEVDLLSRQTTWSLSRDTSMGLRFVGTAYYDGQGFMVPTKLGVDSALKLSGSTVCAEQGTTTEQNLADYFQANKLEFEAVVIDSADGIIDAFESGRCDVYSTDASALYAQKLKLTDPSAFVILPEIISKEPLGPVVRQGDDQWFSIVRWTLFSLIEAEEMGLTKDTVEAGRTSQNPEVRRFLGVEGETGQQLGLGAGFAYDIVKAVGNYGEIFERNIGLSSPLKIDRGLNALWNKGGLIYAPPSR; translated from the coding sequence ATGAAACATGCACTGACTTTAGCTCTTGCCCTGTCCGCGGGACTAGCTGCGCCGGCGACAGCCGGCACACTGGATATCATCAAACAACGTGGTGACGTTGTGTGCGGCGTCAGCCAAGGGGTTGCAGGTTTTTCTGCACCCGATGATCAGGGCAAATGGACCGGTTTCGATGTTGATTTCTGCCGTGCCGTCGCAGCAGCCACCCTGGGCGATCCGGAGAAGGTAAAATATGTCGCTCTGTCCACAAAGGAACGCTTTACGGCTCTCCAGTCGGGAGAAGTCGACCTTCTATCACGCCAGACGACATGGTCATTGTCGCGCGACACGAGCATGGGACTGCGTTTCGTAGGAACGGCCTATTATGATGGCCAGGGCTTTATGGTCCCAACAAAACTCGGTGTGGACAGCGCGTTGAAGCTTTCAGGCTCCACTGTGTGCGCCGAGCAGGGCACGACCACGGAACAAAACCTCGCTGATTATTTTCAGGCAAACAAACTTGAATTTGAAGCGGTTGTGATCGATTCCGCAGACGGCATTATCGATGCTTTCGAAAGCGGACGGTGCGACGTGTATTCCACAGACGCCTCCGCACTTTACGCGCAAAAGCTGAAACTTACCGACCCGTCAGCTTTCGTCATCTTGCCTGAGATCATCTCGAAGGAGCCTCTCGGCCCGGTCGTTCGCCAGGGCGACGATCAGTGGTTCAGCATTGTGCGCTGGACCCTTTTCTCGTTGATCGAAGCTGAAGAAATGGGACTGACAAAGGACACGGTTGAAGCAGGGCGTACGTCGCAAAACCCTGAAGTGCGGCGGTTTCTCGGCGTCGAGGGTGAAACCGGCCAGCAGTTGGGTCTTGGAGCAGGATTTGCCTACGACATAGTCAAGGCAGTCGGCAATTATGGTGAGATATTCGAACGCAATATTGGCCTGTCCAGCCCCCTGAAGATCGACCGCGGGCTGAACGCGCTGTGGAACAAGGGCGGCCTGATCTACGCTCCCCCTTCGCGCTAA
- a CDS encoding aminotransferase class III-fold pyridoxal phosphate-dependent enzyme: MTDVSHPAPEFSLVEAQTLAETHFGLTGELSALDSERDQNFRLSQADGRQMILKIVNASEPGSESAFQTALLAHLENHAPEMAAPRLRKTRGSEALAFAVSNGQTHAVRLVEWLPGVPLAEVKRTPAQLANLGMALGQLGRALQGFIHPGALRSFDWDIRNAGAARQRLGAIDNLDDRTLLGRLLDHFENSVAPRLSRLRAQIIHNDANDWNVLVNAGDHDQIAGIIDFGDALHAPLIADVAVACAYAILDLEDPVSAAAQLVAGYHAAYPLQPEEIDLLFDLIAMRLVISVTLSAERKALVGDNPYLAISEAPAWRLLRRMDGINRNFATAILRHACGHEAVTGARGVVGWINENRTSFASILDRHPATLTKALVPYADPEHPMTLQSAGQEPEKATAWWDAYCAQTGVALGLGPWGEERTVYTSDIFRSRFVEGVRRIHHLGLDLFMPAGTPLYTPLDAVVKSVEVEHDPLGYGCIVTLEHEPENCPAFVTLWGHMAHEAASRLTPGATLKAGTLVGYMGEPAENGGWAPHLHFQISTDTRLAARDILGVGEARYLDVWSELFPDASTLAGIPPEAFEKTGRPRTEIEATRRDILLPNLSISYSEPIKFVRGDGPWLIDDRGRAYLDCFNNVCHLGHAHPDVVRAIATQAARLNTNTRYLHDGIVNYAERLTATLPEGLAVASFACTGSEANSLMMRMARAHTGRNEAIVLDWAYHGTTQELIDISPYKYKRKGGKGRPDHVFEATIPDSYRAPLEWPIEEYASRFAQSVAEQIATMSAQGRAPGLFIAESIPSVAGQVFLPNGYLEEVYAMVRAAGGICVADEVQVGFGRVGTHWWAFESQNVVPDIVTMGKPIGNGHPMAALVTTREIARSFDNGMEYFNTFAGNPVSCAAGLAVLDVIERDGLRENARIIGDYLLRSFNALKQRFDIIGDVRGQGLFLGVELVTDRTTKVPATEIARRVNDGMRERGVLIGTEGPYDNVLKMRPPMIFTKANADHLIGTLEETLNAVMARG; encoded by the coding sequence ATGACTGACGTTTCGCACCCCGCCCCGGAATTTTCTCTCGTTGAAGCTCAGACGCTTGCCGAAACCCATTTCGGCCTCACCGGAGAACTCTCGGCCCTGGACAGTGAGCGCGACCAAAACTTCCGGCTTTCGCAAGCCGATGGTCGGCAGATGATCCTCAAAATCGTCAATGCCAGTGAGCCAGGGTCCGAAAGCGCGTTTCAAACTGCGCTGCTTGCCCATCTCGAGAATCACGCCCCTGAAATGGCCGCTCCACGCCTGCGCAAGACGCGCGGCTCGGAGGCGCTCGCCTTCGCGGTATCCAATGGCCAGACGCATGCTGTGCGGTTGGTAGAATGGCTGCCCGGGGTTCCTCTTGCCGAAGTAAAACGTACACCAGCGCAGCTTGCGAATTTAGGCATGGCGCTCGGCCAACTTGGCCGCGCTCTGCAAGGGTTCATCCACCCCGGCGCGTTGCGCAGTTTTGACTGGGATATCCGCAATGCCGGTGCCGCCCGCCAGAGGCTTGGTGCAATCGACAATCTGGATGATCGTACCCTACTGGGCCGTCTGCTCGACCATTTCGAAAACTCAGTCGCACCGCGTTTGTCGCGCCTTCGTGCGCAAATCATCCACAATGATGCCAATGACTGGAATGTACTGGTCAACGCAGGCGATCATGACCAAATCGCCGGCATCATCGATTTTGGAGATGCGCTCCACGCTCCCTTGATTGCGGACGTCGCGGTCGCCTGCGCCTACGCTATTCTTGACCTGGAAGACCCTGTGAGCGCCGCGGCTCAGCTCGTTGCAGGGTATCACGCCGCCTACCCGCTTCAACCGGAAGAAATTGACCTTCTATTCGACCTGATCGCGATGCGGCTTGTCATCAGTGTCACCCTGTCAGCCGAGCGCAAGGCGCTGGTTGGAGACAACCCATATCTGGCCATCAGCGAAGCGCCAGCATGGCGCCTCTTGCGCAGGATGGACGGGATCAATCGCAATTTTGCAACCGCAATCCTGCGTCACGCCTGCGGTCATGAAGCCGTGACGGGTGCGCGTGGTGTTGTTGGATGGATAAACGAAAACCGCACATCATTCGCCTCCATTCTTGACCGACACCCGGCAACCCTGACCAAGGCGCTGGTGCCTTATGCCGACCCCGAACATCCGATGACGCTGCAGTCTGCCGGTCAAGAGCCGGAAAAGGCTACCGCCTGGTGGGATGCATACTGCGCGCAGACGGGCGTTGCCCTGGGGCTCGGTCCTTGGGGCGAAGAACGCACGGTCTATACGAGCGATATATTCCGGTCGCGTTTTGTCGAGGGTGTGCGCCGTATTCACCACCTCGGTCTTGACCTCTTCATGCCCGCAGGCACGCCGCTTTACACTCCGCTCGACGCGGTGGTGAAAAGTGTGGAAGTCGAACATGATCCACTTGGCTATGGCTGCATTGTCACCCTTGAGCATGAGCCGGAGAATTGCCCCGCCTTCGTCACCTTATGGGGGCATATGGCGCATGAAGCCGCAAGCCGCCTCACTCCCGGAGCCACGCTCAAAGCTGGTACCTTGGTAGGCTATATGGGAGAGCCAGCCGAAAACGGGGGATGGGCGCCGCATCTTCATTTTCAGATTTCAACCGATACAAGGCTCGCCGCGCGCGATATTCTAGGCGTCGGCGAGGCACGCTATCTTGACGTTTGGAGTGAGTTGTTCCCCGATGCATCAACGCTCGCGGGCATCCCTCCCGAAGCGTTCGAAAAGACAGGGCGACCACGCACCGAGATTGAAGCGACTCGGCGCGATATCCTGCTGCCCAATCTTTCAATATCCTACTCCGAGCCCATCAAATTCGTGCGCGGCGATGGTCCTTGGTTGATCGACGACCGCGGTCGCGCCTATCTCGATTGCTTCAACAATGTCTGCCACCTCGGCCACGCCCATCCCGATGTGGTTCGTGCCATTGCCACTCAAGCAGCGCGGCTCAACACCAATACGCGCTATCTGCACGACGGCATCGTGAACTACGCAGAAAGGCTGACCGCCACACTTCCCGAGGGCCTAGCCGTCGCCTCCTTCGCCTGTACGGGAAGCGAGGCGAACAGCCTGATGATGCGTATGGCGCGGGCCCATACAGGGCGCAATGAGGCCATTGTGCTGGATTGGGCCTACCATGGAACGACGCAGGAGCTGATCGACATCAGCCCGTACAAATACAAGCGCAAGGGCGGCAAGGGTCGCCCGGACCATGTATTCGAAGCAACCATTCCCGACAGCTATCGCGCGCCATTGGAATGGCCAATTGAAGAATACGCCTCACGTTTTGCGCAAAGTGTTGCCGAGCAAATTGCAACCATGTCGGCTCAGGGGCGCGCGCCCGGACTGTTCATCGCTGAATCCATTCCAAGTGTCGCCGGGCAGGTGTTTTTGCCAAATGGATATCTCGAGGAAGTCTACGCCATGGTGCGTGCCGCAGGCGGCATCTGTGTGGCCGATGAAGTTCAGGTTGGTTTTGGCCGCGTCGGCACACATTGGTGGGCGTTTGAAAGCCAGAACGTGGTTCCAGATATCGTGACCATGGGCAAGCCCATCGGCAACGGTCACCCAATGGCAGCACTCGTGACCACGCGCGAGATTGCACGATCCTTCGACAATGGGATGGAATATTTCAACACATTCGCTGGCAACCCGGTTTCATGCGCTGCGGGCCTGGCTGTTCTCGACGTGATCGAGCGCGACGGTCTGCGCGAGAATGCGCGCATCATCGGAGACTATCTCCTGCGAAGCTTCAACGCACTCAAGCAGCGTTTCGATATCATTGGCGATGTGCGCGGCCAGGGCCTCTTTCTGGGGGTCGAACTCGTTACCGACCGGACGACAAAGGTGCCCGCAACCGAGATTGCCCGCCGTGTTAACGACGGCATGCGCGAACGCGGCGTTCTGATTGGCACCGAAGGACCATATGACAACGTGCTCAAGATGCGTCCGCCCATGATTTTCACCAAGGCCAATGCCGATCATCTGATCGGGACGCTGGAGGAAACGCTGAACGCCGTCATGGCGCGGGGCTGA
- a CDS encoding Lrp/AsnC family transcriptional regulator codes for MRELDDRDRRILAILSKEARIPLKALAARIGLSRSATTERVATLEREGVIRGYRADIGQMDRGMVVAILLVTLAQTPSMGVLDQLAGYPDIRRVSSVTGQLDLVVEVEVPSIDRLNTLRDLIATHASVQDLTTLIVLRHDIERG; via the coding sequence ATGCGTGAGCTGGATGACCGTGACAGAAGAATATTGGCAATCCTGTCAAAGGAAGCGCGCATTCCTCTCAAGGCTCTGGCAGCACGCATTGGCCTGTCGCGCAGCGCGACGACGGAACGCGTTGCCACGCTGGAGCGGGAAGGGGTTATTCGTGGCTACCGCGCCGACATTGGCCAGATGGACAGAGGCATGGTGGTCGCAATCCTTCTGGTAACACTCGCTCAGACGCCATCAATGGGTGTTCTCGACCAGCTTGCGGGATATCCCGATATCAGACGGGTCTCGTCCGTTACGGGTCAGCTGGATCTGGTGGTGGAGGTCGAAGTGCCATCCATCGACAGGCTCAACACATTGCGCGACCTTATTGCCACCCACGCTTCCGTACAGGATCTCACCACGCTGATTGTTCTGCGTCACGATATTGAGCGGGGGTAG